A segment of the Thiohalomonas denitrificans genome:
CAGTATACGTCGAAATCACAGAGTTTGCCCGCCGCTGGTGGCCGGGAAATCTGTTTGGTGCTGAAATTCGTGCTACCTAGTGGGCCATGCTGTGTCAAGGCGAGATGGCCTCTTCCTCGTAATAACTCGTCCTCCTGAACGAAGGTCGGGAGTGCGCGGCGCACCGCCTGCCTAAGCGGAAACTTCCCGATTGCGGCTTCACGTCATCATACGAGTATCAAGAAAGTATCTATTTATACGAATACTGATAAGCGTACCCGTAATAGCCGCCGTAGCCGTATCTGGAGCTCTTCAGCGGTACGTCATTGAAGATGAAGCCATTGACATCAACCCCGCTCTGCTGGAGCCGCTTGACGGTGAGGTCAAGTTCACGTAGGGGATGTCGGCCGGAGCGGACCACGATAAAGGTCATCCCGGACAAACGGCCGACGATGCTGGCATCGGTGACAGCGAGGGCGGGTGGGGTGTCAATGATGACGCTGTCATAATCGTCCTTAAACTCTTCCATCAACGCCTGAAAACGCGAACTCATCAGCAGCTCGGCCGGATTCGGGGGCACGATACCGCTGGGAAGGAAGTCGAGGTTGGCCTGTTCGGTCGGCCGTACGGCCTCCTCTTTGGTAACTTCGCCGCTAATCAGCTCAGAGAGCCCACGGGTGCGCTTGATACCGAAGTATTCGTGCAGATGCCCCTTGCGCATGTCGGCATCGATAAGCAGTGTACGTTTTCCGGCATCGGCGACAACGGCGGCCAGGTTGCCGGAGATGAAGGACTTGCCTATCCCGGGGCTGGGACCGCTGATAGTGATAATGGCGTTATCCGTGTCCATGGCGGCAAACTGCAGGCTGGTTCTGAGGCTTCGCAGGGCCTCAATGGCCAGGTCGTCGCGCTCTGCCAACGCCAGCAGCGGGCGCGCCGTCTTCCCCTTACCTTTTTTCAAAGCCAGCTGCTCTTCCCGCGAGCTGTGCAAAATGGAGGCAAAGGTGGGCAAGCCCAGCTGCTTCTCGAGGATATCCGGGTCTTCCACGCCCTTGTTCAGGACGCGGCGCAGCAGGGCGGCCGCAACGCCTGCCATGATGCCCAGTAACAGGCCCAAAACCAGCACCAAAGATTTCTTTGGCTTGACCGGCTCGGGCGGCAGATAGGCAGGATCGATGATGCGGGCATTACCCACCGTTCCGGCTTTGACTACACGCATCTCCTGGGACTTATTGAGAAGCAGCATATAAAGTTCATTGGCCACCCGGACGTCGCGGGTGAACTGCAGGGAGTGCTGCTGCTCTTCCGGGAGCTCACGGATCTGCGCCTCCAGCGCCGCCTGCTCCGCCTTGAGCTGCTCGATCTTCTGCTCAAGCGAGGAGATGACTGGATGGTTGGGCGTGAACTTCTCAATGAGTTCGGTGCGTTTGAGGCGCAGCTCGGAAAGTGCTTTTTCGAACTCGGCCGCCTGCTGAAGAAAGGTCTGGGTTTCCAAGGTGAGGTCGACGCTGCCGACTTCCGAACGATAGTCGTTGAGACGGGATTCGGCCGTGGTCAGCTCCGCCTTGAGGGCCGGCAGCTGTTCGTTAAGGAACTCAAGTGTCTTCTCGGCTTCGCGGGAACGGCGCTCCACATTCTGCCGCAGGTAGGCATTGGTCACGCTACTCAGGATTTGTTCCAACCGCTGCGGGTCAGAATGCTCCAGGCCCACTCTGATGACTCCGGTACCCTTGCCCTGCTCGGATACCGATAACTGATCCCTGAGATCCTGGGCAACCTGCCAGCGGGGGCGCTTGGTTACCACGAAGGTGGTACCCGGGCGTGCCTCCAGCCGGGAGACAAAGATACCGATGCGCTCACCCCCTGCACCCCGCGCCTCAGCGGGCTTGTCGACACTGCCGGCCAGCAACTCACGTCCCTCTTCATCCAGCAGACGATAGGTGCCGCTATCCCCGGCGATCAGTGTCAGAGGCTGGTTGATCAGGTACGACGGCAACTCCAGACGATCCAGGCCCAGGACCTCGCCGCCCCAGGCGTAGCTGTCCAGGCCGAGCCATGAGTCCGCAATACCGTTGTCCTGACCGTGTAGTCGTGCCACAGCGGCGCCGATGAGCGGGAAGTAGTTCGGCTGGACGGCGATATCCAGACCCAGTTCATCGACCGCTTGGCCGCCGATGGTGCGGGATTTGATGATCTCGATCTCGGCCGCAGCGGGGCTCTCTGTGCCGAACATGGAAGAGAATTCGTCCATGCCCCCGATCGAGGCACTCTGCTCCTCGACCTGCAGGAGTACATCGCTCTGGTAGATGGGTGTGGCAGTAAAGGCGTAGATTCCTGCGAGAGCGGTAATCGCCGCGGCAATCCCGGCGATGAGCCACTTGGCATCAATCAGGTGCGCCAGGAGTTCCCCCAGATCGATTTCATCATCGGCGTATTCCGGTTCACGAACCGCGCCCTCTGCCGTGTTGTTGCGCATATCCATTTCGATTTTTCTTCCGCGCTTAGCGGTTTACAAGGTTGTCGGTCTGCCAGAGGGTCTGAATGGTCGGCAGAATCTGTCGGACGACCCGGTTCCAGCGCGTCAGGCCGGTGGGCGATACGTAAA
Coding sequences within it:
- a CDS encoding polysaccharide biosynthesis tyrosine autokinase; protein product: MDMRNNTAEGAVREPEYADDEIDLGELLAHLIDAKWLIAGIAAAITALAGIYAFTATPIYQSDVLLQVEEQSASIGGMDEFSSMFGTESPAAAEIEIIKSRTIGGQAVDELGLDIAVQPNYFPLIGAAVARLHGQDNGIADSWLGLDSYAWGGEVLGLDRLELPSYLINQPLTLIAGDSGTYRLLDEEGRELLAGSVDKPAEARGAGGERIGIFVSRLEARPGTTFVVTKRPRWQVAQDLRDQLSVSEQGKGTGVIRVGLEHSDPQRLEQILSSVTNAYLRQNVERRSREAEKTLEFLNEQLPALKAELTTAESRLNDYRSEVGSVDLTLETQTFLQQAAEFEKALSELRLKRTELIEKFTPNHPVISSLEQKIEQLKAEQAALEAQIRELPEEQQHSLQFTRDVRVANELYMLLLNKSQEMRVVKAGTVGNARIIDPAYLPPEPVKPKKSLVLVLGLLLGIMAGVAAALLRRVLNKGVEDPDILEKQLGLPTFASILHSSREEQLALKKGKGKTARPLLALAERDDLAIEALRSLRTSLQFAAMDTDNAIITISGPSPGIGKSFISGNLAAVVADAGKRTLLIDADMRKGHLHEYFGIKRTRGLSELISGEVTKEEAVRPTEQANLDFLPSGIVPPNPAELLMSSRFQALMEEFKDDYDSVIIDTPPALAVTDASIVGRLSGMTFIVVRSGRHPLRELDLTVKRLQQSGVDVNGFIFNDVPLKSSRYGYGGYYGYAYQYSYK